Proteins encoded in a region of the Triticum dicoccoides isolate Atlit2015 ecotype Zavitan chromosome 3A, WEW_v2.0, whole genome shotgun sequence genome:
- the LOC119266583 gene encoding uncharacterized protein LOC119266583, protein MATLSAGVLLKLLDGMKTGAAKPVGEHRTAVLQVTDIVPAEMDEVDLFPKHGRFYVKVSDSSHSIYATLPPAQADLVLANKLSLGQFLHVDRLDPGSPVPVVVGARPIPGRHPLVVGTPEPLARKPAAPRRGSWGPENHGGATAASPKVVRPIALSFEERTPVKERPSPARSSASSVRKSTSVMPRLMTRSRSFVADRGDPPPPPNKIPKSPFQPEKSSLSCTAVRTMSRRPREEEPSSPVSDDDVGSTATSSRAARVPVPGKLSSLGKEAMEQREQAQKVALEALRNASATDNVVRIYKMFAEVSKAARPDAPAACFDGFLSFHQEAAQAVADIESIQAATSMAAAAATSDVLAEAEATPAPAPNVLQEIAQNRATTPGRRRGLLGFGSVSKSVSFAPGTLQDPSSRPDGAARSSSASRKTPVGDGDDKSKRSSAPAAVAVGNSPLGSSLRMAKQMQAEAGSWFMEFLEAALEAGLKKKRSSTGKGATAAQGCPQSLVLRVINWVEMEQSGGESRKAGHPRAAAIARKLRIKAKNP, encoded by the exons ATGGCGACGCTGTCGGCGGGCGTGCTGCTGAAGCTGCTGGACGGGATGAAGACGGGCGCGGCGAAGCCGGTGGGCGAGCACCGGACGGCGGTGCTGCAGGTGACGGACATCGTGCCGGCGGAGATGGACGAGGTGGACCTCTTCCCAAAGCACGGCCGCTTCTACGTCAAGGTCTCCGACTCCTCCCACTCCATCTACGCCACGCTGCCGCCGGCCCAGGCCGACCTCGTCCTCGCCAACAAGCTCAGCCTCGGCCAGTTCCTCCACGTCGACCGCCTCGACCCCGGctcccccgtccccgtcgtcgtcggCGCCAGGCCGATCCCCGGCCGCCACCCGCTCGTCGTCGGCACCCCCGAGCCCCTCGCCAGGAAGCCCGCCGCGCCGCGCAGAGGCTCCTGGGGCCCCGAGAACCATGGTGGCGCCACGGCGGCGTCGCCCAAGGTCGTCAGGCCCATCGCGCTCAGCTTCGAGGAGAGGACGCCCGTCAAGGAGCGGCCCTCGCCGGCGCGCAGCTCCGCGTCTTCCGTCAGGAAGAGCACCAGCGTCATGCCAAGGCTCATGACCCgcagccggagcttcgtcgccgacCGCGGCGACCCCCCTCCGCCGCCCAACAAGATCCCCAAGAGCCCCTTCCAACCT GAGAAGAGTTCGCTGAGCTGCACGGCCGTCCGGACCATGAGCAGGAGGCCCAGGGAGGAGGAGCCCTCCTCGCCGGTCTCCGATGACGACGTCGGCAGCACCGCCACCTCCTCCAGGGCCGCCCGCGTGCCGGTGCCAGGGAAGCTCAGCTCCCTCGGCAAG GAGGCCATGGAGCAGAGGGAGCAGGCGCAGAAGGTGGCGTTGGAGGCGCTGCGCAACGCGTCGGCGACGGATAACGTCGTCAGGATCTACAA GATGTTCGCCGAGGTGAGCAAGGCGGCGAGGCCGGACGCGCCCGCGGCCTGCTTCGACGGCTTCCTCAGCTTCCACCAGGAGGCcgcgcaggccgtggccgacatcgAGTCCATCCAGGCGGCCACCTCCATGGCTGCCGCGGCGGCCACGAGCGACGTGCTCGCCGAGGCTGAGGcgacgccggcgccggcgccgaacgTGCTCCAGGAGATCGCGCAGAACAGGGCCACCacgccggggaggcggcgcggccTGCTCGGGTTCGGGAGCGTGTCCAAGTCGGTGTCCTTCGCGCCGGGCACGCTGCAGGACCCTTCGTCGCGGCCGGACGGCGCCGCCCGGAGCTCCAGCGCCAGCAGGAAGACgcccgtcggcgacggcgacgacaaGAGCAAGAGGTCGTCGGCTCCGGCAGCGGTGGCGGTGGGCAACTCGCCTCTGGGGTCGTCGCTGAGGATGGCGAAGCAGATGCAGGCGGAGGCGGGGAGCTGGTTCATGGAGTTCCTGGAGGCCGCGCTGGAGGCCGGGCTGAAGAAGAAGCGGAGCAGCACTGGCAAGGgggcgacggcggcgcagggctgccCGCAGTCGCTGGTGCTCCGGGTGATCAACTGGGTGGAGATGGAGCAGAGCGGCGGCGAGAGCCGGAAGGCCGGGCACCCGAGGGCGGCCGCCATCGCGAGGAAGCTGAGGATCAAGGCCAAGAACCCCTGA